One window of the Colius striatus isolate bColStr4 chromosome 19, bColStr4.1.hap1, whole genome shotgun sequence genome contains the following:
- the LOC104559468 gene encoding kelch-like protein 9, translated as MPLVSDTYTAKLLEGLSSLRSQSALCDVTLEAEGVSFPAHKIILASASNYCKVLFVGNSDRAESPDGNIHLEAVSAAGLRNVLNFIYSNKLELSLQNIEETFKAAESLLVREVLKLCFRFLEDCLDCENCTHVLHIAKRLGPAELRRKATCYVRQHYKQILADPQCFNDLDRGTLCEILDRTDMEGCSELELFRAAVRWLQHDRTRLKDAAGILRHIRFPLIPLQDLQRYVQETPLMRLDPGCHKYLQEALSYHSQLYAQPVLQTPSTSLRSGSTVLLVAGGRTAQNCVCGEMWAADRSCSTWHKVGELCVPVYNHCLAIINDFLFVIGGQCRFDPMGKQPSNKVFRFDPRAGAWLQVCSMRERRTRFQAAVLADSIVAVGGGTLLGALTRSVESYRPAHNSWELTAPFPTPIADHAATTHRGILYVSGGFSGGKTLRDTYSYLPRLRRWVGSSAMAFARCDHGMAAVGDSIFCIGGRTLKGEEEWIQVSEMERYCPVRNQWTTLTLSPLSCCQFSITAHDTTLYLTGGGSLQHMQKEDSVFLYDTERGVWREGSPLPKALVDHASCMIKLSQVNTAGEMGGGTKCSPVGRRKKSTLSFFITKKQEPPSASEKR; from the exons ATGCCGCTCGTGTCTGACACCTACACGGCAAAGCTCCTGGAAGGGCTCAGCAGCCTTCGCTCGCAGAGTGCGCTGTGTGACGTGACACTGGAGGCAGAAGGGGTTTCCTTTCCAGCACACAAGATCATTTTAGCATCAGCAAGTAACTACTGCAAGGTCCTGTTTGTAGGAAACTCGGACAGAGCAGAGAGCCCGGATGGTAACATCCACCTGGAAGCCGTCAGCGCTGCGGGGCTGAGGAACGTTCTCAACTTCATCTACTCCAACAAACTGGAGCTCTCATTACAGAATATTGAGGAGACCTTCAAAGCTGCAGAAAGCCTCTTGGTCAGGGAAGTGCTCAAGCTGTGCTTTCGCTTTCTGGAGGACTGCCTGGACTGTGAGAACTGCACCCACGTCCTTCACATCGCCAAGAGGCTGGGCCCCGCGGAGCTGAGGCGGAAAGCCACGTGCTACGTCAGGCAGCACTACAAACAGATCCTGGCTGACCCTCAGTGCTTCAACGACCTGGACCGAGGAACCCTTTGTGAAATCTTAGACAGGACAGACATGgagggctgcagtgagctggagcTGTTCAGAGCTGCTGTGAGGTGGCTGCAGCACGACCGCACGCGGCTGAAAGACGCGGCTGGTATTTTAAGGCACATAAGATTCCCTCTCATCCCCCTGCAGGACCTGCAGAGATACGTCCAGGAAACACCTCTGATGAGGCTGGATCCAGGCTGCCACAAGTACCTCCAGGAGGCTCTGAGTTACCACTCCCAGCTGTATGCTCAGCCCGTCCTGCAGACTCCAAGCACCAGCCTCCGCTCGGGTTCCACGGTGCTGCTTGTGGCTGGCGGCAGAACTGCCCAGAACTGTGTGTGTGGAGAGATGTGGGCAGcagacaggagctgcagcacttggCACAAGGTCGGGGAGCTCTGTGTGCCAGTGTACAACCACTGTCTCGCCATCATCAATGACTTCCTCTTTGTCATCGGGGGACAGTGCAGGTTCGATCCCATGGGAAAGCAGCCATCAAATAAG GTGTTCCGGTTCGACCCGCGGGCCGGGGCCTGGCTGCAGGTGTGCAGCATGCGGGAGCGACGGACGCGCTTCCAGGCGGCTGTGCTGGCCGACAGCATCGTGGCCGTGGGCGGGGGGACGCTGCTGGGGGCCCTCACCCGCTCCGTGGAGTCCTATCGACCCGCTCACAACAGCTGGGAGCTCACGGCTCCCTTCCCCACACCCATCGCTGACCACGCAGCCACCACACACAGGGGAATCCTCTACGTGTCAG GGGGCTTCTCTGGGGGTAAAACCCTACGAGACACGTACAGCTACCTGCCTCGCCTGCGCCGCTGGGTTGGCAGCAGCGCCATGGCCTTCGCCCGCTGCGACCACGGCATGGCTGCAGTGGGGGACAGCATCTTCTGCATTGGAGGAAGGACACTCAAAGGA GAGGAGGAATGGATCCAGGTCAGCGAGATGGAGCGTTACTGTCCCGTAAGGAACCAGTGGACAACGCTGACACTGTCCCCACTCAGCTGCTGCCAGTTCAGCATCACAGCCCATGACACCACCCTCTACCTCACAGGGGGTGGGTCACTGCAGCACATGCAGAAAGAAGACAGTGTTTTCCTGTATGACACAGAGAGGGGGGTATGGAGGGAAGGCAGTCCCTTGCCTAAAGCTCTGGTGGATCATGCCTCTTGCATGATTAAACTGTCCCAAGTGAACACAGCTGGTGAGATGGGGGGAGGCACAAAGTGCTCCCCCGTGGGCAGGAGGAAGAAATCTACCCTCAGCTTCTTCATCACAAAGAAACAAGAGCCCCCCTCTGCCTCAGAAAAGAGGTAG